A stretch of DNA from Variovorax paradoxus:
CAAGGTGCTGGCCTTCACCGAAGGGCGGCATCCGCTGCGCTACATGCAGAACGTCGGCGACAAGCTGAGCCTGCACGTGTCGGCACTGGGCAAGGCCATCCTGGCGCTCGGCACGCCCGAAGAAGCGGCGCGGCAGCTGCGGCTCAAGCCGCTGCGCAAGATCGCCGAAGGCACCATCGTCGACCTCGCCGTGCTCGAGGCGCAGGTCGAGCAGACGCGCGCGCAAGGCTGGATCTGGGTCGAGAACGAGGGCGGCGACGGCCTCTCGGCGCTCGCCGTTGCGGGCTACGTGGGCGGCGAGCCCATGGCGCTGTCGGTGGCCGGCCCCACCGACCGCCTGCGCCAGCAGCGCGAACCTTTTCTTGCGGCCCTGCAGGAAGTGCAGGCCCTCGTTTTTCGTCCACGCAACGCCAAGGACCCTGCCGCGCCTTAGCGCGTGC
This window harbors:
- a CDS encoding IclR family transcriptional regulator, with amino-acid sequence MPTLVPAAARTMSLLELFAREKRELSNSDLARLMDLPESSCSDLLHTLHELGYLLRTARSRRFYPTARLLSVAREISSSDPLYAVASEASELLRDKTGETGLCGRVEGGVVKVLAFTEGRHPLRYMQNVGDKLSLHVSALGKAILALGTPEEAARQLRLKPLRKIAEGTIVDLAVLEAQVEQTRAQGWIWVENEGGDGLSALAVAGYVGGEPMALSVAGPTDRLRQQREPFLAALQEVQALVFRPRNAKDPAAP